The following proteins are encoded in a genomic region of Planococcus lenghuensis:
- the fliF gene encoding flagellar basal-body MS-ring/collar protein FliF: MKETVSAYTEKLKGAWAGFSGLTKWIMIGSFVLTALVLSVFFFFNSRDDFAPLYSNLAPAEAGEIKAAIEERGILVEVSNDGSIISVPEDELANLKIALAAEGIPENGNVNYSVFSENMGLGMTDRHFDVVERDAMQNELAYLIRQIDGVTDANVMITLPKENIWITDEEQVATASIVVTGDPAFQLDQKQVNGLYHLISKSIPNLPADQIVIMDQNGQMFEILEEDVVDTTLSVYQQQREIKEDIEQDIQRELQQLLGLTLGRDKVVVSVMTSMDFTKERREENLVEPVNEETNEGIAISVERIVESYSSEGAVVEDATGAGETEIANYPGADGIGSSESERTEERINSEVNRINRQIELSPYVIDDITINVGVEPPVPADPESLTLQNINDIRSILTNTVSTTLSMNGTEMTEEELEGRISIFATEFQGKAVVEAEEPVAPWWTVLPANFLLYAGIGIAALLVVLVVAVLLIRKRRRDQEENEYVMGIFDQPPPDDSLPEEAEIDLSEFDSIANPKRKTVEKLAKERPEDFANLLRSWMNEE; this comes from the coding sequence ATGAAAGAAACAGTATCGGCTTACACCGAAAAACTCAAGGGGGCATGGGCGGGATTTTCAGGCCTGACGAAGTGGATTATGATCGGCTCTTTCGTTTTGACAGCGCTCGTGCTTTCCGTGTTTTTCTTTTTCAATTCTCGGGACGATTTCGCTCCGTTATATTCCAATCTTGCACCGGCGGAAGCCGGGGAAATCAAAGCGGCCATCGAAGAACGCGGCATTCTCGTGGAGGTATCGAATGACGGCAGCATCATCAGCGTGCCGGAAGACGAATTGGCCAATTTGAAAATCGCTTTGGCTGCGGAAGGAATCCCTGAAAACGGCAACGTCAATTACAGCGTGTTCAGCGAAAACATGGGACTCGGCATGACGGATCGCCATTTCGATGTGGTTGAGCGGGATGCGATGCAGAACGAACTGGCATACTTGATTCGCCAGATTGATGGCGTGACGGATGCCAACGTCATGATTACGCTGCCGAAAGAAAACATCTGGATCACAGATGAAGAACAAGTGGCCACCGCTTCGATTGTGGTGACCGGTGATCCCGCCTTTCAGCTCGATCAAAAGCAGGTCAACGGGTTATATCATTTAATCAGTAAAAGTATCCCAAATTTACCGGCAGATCAGATTGTGATCATGGACCAGAATGGCCAGATGTTCGAGATTTTGGAAGAAGACGTAGTGGATACGACGCTGTCCGTGTATCAGCAGCAACGGGAGATCAAGGAAGACATCGAACAGGATATCCAACGGGAACTTCAGCAATTACTTGGACTTACACTTGGACGGGACAAAGTCGTCGTCTCCGTTATGACGAGTATGGATTTCACAAAGGAACGGCGCGAAGAAAATCTCGTCGAACCCGTGAATGAAGAAACGAATGAAGGCATTGCCATCAGTGTCGAACGGATTGTCGAATCCTATTCCAGTGAAGGGGCAGTCGTCGAAGATGCCACAGGGGCAGGAGAGACCGAAATTGCAAATTATCCGGGCGCTGATGGCATCGGTAGCAGCGAATCCGAACGCACCGAGGAACGGATCAACTCGGAAGTGAACCGAATTAACCGCCAGATTGAATTGAGCCCTTATGTCATTGATGACATTACGATCAATGTCGGTGTAGAGCCGCCGGTTCCGGCTGATCCGGAAAGTCTGACATTACAGAACATCAATGATATCCGCAGTATTTTAACGAATACTGTCAGCACGACGTTGAGCATGAACGGCACTGAAATGACTGAAGAAGAACTCGAAGGCCGTATTTCCATCTTCGCAACCGAATTCCAAGGAAAAGCGGTCGTCGAAGCGGAAGAGCCGGTTGCGCCATGGTGGACTGTACTTCCGGCGAACTTCCTGCTGTATGCCGGTATCGGAATTGCCGCCTTGCTGGTTGTCTTAGTTGTTGCAGTGTTGCTGATCCGCAAGCGGAGACGGGATCAGGAGGAGAATGAGTATGTCATGGGGATATTCGACCAGCCGCCGCCGGATGACAGTCTGCCCGAAGAAGCGGAGATTGATCTGTCCGAGTTCGATTCCATTGCAAATCCGAAACGGAAAACTGTCGAAAAATTGGCCAAGGAACGGCCGGAAGACTTTGCGAATTTATTGCGTTCCTGGATGAACGAAGAGTAG
- a CDS encoding flagellar hook capping FlgD N-terminal domain-containing protein, producing the protein MNVNSPSAATMPAAGSRQPAQSASALGKDAFLQILVTQMKNQNPLEPLKDTEFIGQMAQFSSLEQLTNLNQTMNRSVEIAGKPSLMEQAHLIGNKVFWEQEMDGQLQSGEGVVKALTVKDGRLTAELEPGDIKISLDAIRRIEEYTATKIGQEIV; encoded by the coding sequence ATGAATGTAAACAGTCCATCAGCTGCAACAATGCCGGCTGCAGGCAGCCGGCAGCCGGCTCAGTCGGCTAGCGCTTTAGGAAAAGATGCGTTTCTGCAAATTTTGGTGACGCAGATGAAAAATCAGAACCCGCTTGAGCCATTGAAAGATACGGAATTTATCGGGCAGATGGCGCAATTCAGTAGCCTCGAACAGCTGACGAACTTGAATCAGACGATGAACCGCTCTGTTGAAATCGCTGGAAAGCCTTCCCTTATGGAACAGGCGCACTTGATCGGAAATAAAGTGTTCTGGGAACAGGAAATGGACGGACAGCTGCAGTCAGGTGAAGGTGTGGTAAAAGCGCTGACGGTGAAAGACGGGCGATTGACAGCGGAACTCGAACCGGGAGACATCAAAATTTCACTGGATGCAATCCGCCGCATTGAGGAATACACAGCCACAAAAATCGGACAGGAGATCGTCTGA
- the fliI gene encoding flagellar protein export ATPase FliI: MIFRESDYLALVDEVEPVKKHGKVVQVIGLTIESKGPNAKLGELCLLYPNHYEKPIEAEVVGFRENKLMLMPLRDIEQIGPGCLVVATGSPLQIKVGPSILGKVLDGTGKPLDDSKLPPGLKKYSTSNKPPNPLQRPRIEKPLEVGVRAIDGLLTIGQGQRVGVFAGSGVGKSTLMGMIARNTEADINVIALIGERGREVRDFIERDLGPEGLAKSVVVAATSDQTPLQRIKGALTATAIAEYFRDQGKNVMLMMDSVTRFAMAQREVGLAVGEPPTSKGYTPSVFALLPKLLERSGTSAKGSITAFYTVLVDGDDMNEPIADAVRGILDGHIVLDRKLAQKGQFPAINVMASVSRVMHEVVSKEHRQAAVEFKRLLAAYDSSEDLINIGAYKSGANREIDDAIRSYPFIREYLQQDIFEKNGLDESIRKLTSKFGGA; the protein is encoded by the coding sequence ATGATCTTCAGAGAATCTGATTATCTCGCATTGGTGGACGAAGTCGAACCGGTGAAAAAGCACGGGAAAGTCGTACAGGTGATCGGGCTGACCATTGAATCCAAGGGGCCGAACGCGAAACTCGGCGAACTTTGCCTCCTGTATCCGAATCATTACGAGAAACCGATCGAAGCGGAAGTCGTTGGGTTCCGGGAAAACAAGCTCATGCTGATGCCGCTCCGGGATATCGAACAGATCGGTCCCGGCTGTCTCGTCGTCGCGACCGGCTCACCGCTTCAGATCAAAGTCGGGCCGTCCATTTTAGGGAAAGTGCTGGACGGCACCGGGAAACCGCTTGATGACAGCAAATTGCCGCCGGGCCTGAAGAAGTACTCAACGAGCAACAAACCGCCGAATCCCTTGCAGCGTCCGCGGATTGAAAAACCGCTGGAAGTCGGTGTCCGGGCGATCGACGGGCTGCTGACGATCGGACAAGGTCAGCGGGTCGGCGTCTTCGCCGGCAGCGGCGTCGGAAAAAGCACTTTGATGGGCATGATTGCCCGCAATACGGAAGCGGATATCAATGTCATCGCCTTGATCGGCGAACGGGGAAGGGAAGTCCGGGATTTCATTGAACGGGATCTCGGCCCGGAAGGACTGGCCAAATCGGTCGTTGTGGCCGCGACGTCTGATCAGACCCCGCTGCAACGGATCAAAGGCGCGCTGACGGCGACTGCCATCGCAGAGTATTTCCGCGATCAGGGTAAAAACGTCATGCTGATGATGGATTCCGTCACGCGGTTTGCGATGGCGCAGCGGGAAGTCGGCTTGGCAGTCGGTGAACCGCCGACCAGTAAAGGGTATACACCGAGCGTGTTTGCGCTTTTGCCGAAACTCCTGGAGCGCTCAGGCACATCCGCAAAAGGTTCCATCACTGCGTTCTATACCGTTCTCGTGGACGGGGATGACATGAATGAACCGATTGCTGACGCGGTCCGGGGAATTCTGGATGGCCATATTGTATTGGACCGGAAACTCGCCCAGAAAGGCCAGTTTCCTGCCATTAATGTGATGGCGAGTGTCAGTCGGGTCATGCATGAAGTCGTATCAAAAGAACACCGGCAGGCGGCAGTGGAATTCAAACGACTGTTAGCCGCATATGATTCATCGGAAGACTTGATCAACATCGGCGCTTATAAGAGCGGCGCCAATCGGGAAATCGATGATGCAATCCGGTCATATCCGTTTATCCGGGAGTATTTGCAGCAGGACATTTTTGAAAAGAATGGACTGGATGAAAGCATCAGGAAACTTACATCCAAGTTTGGAGGTGCATAG
- the fliJ gene encoding flagellar export protein FliJ, whose product MTTFNFQFQRLLELKENEKSIAQSQMAHAIRQQETGKRHQEAIHSKIQDAERLKKEKQQGGVHISELRSLVNYIQQLQEQLVSYNRELDRLDHDVSTKQHQLNRKAQEEKTWEHMKQQKKALFEEQRKAEEQNFFDELASTRFYRSSRAGSGE is encoded by the coding sequence GTGACAACATTCAATTTTCAATTTCAGCGGTTACTGGAGTTAAAAGAAAATGAAAAAAGCATTGCGCAAAGTCAAATGGCACATGCGATTCGCCAGCAAGAAACAGGGAAACGCCATCAGGAAGCCATCCACTCAAAAATTCAGGATGCCGAACGATTGAAAAAGGAAAAGCAGCAGGGTGGCGTCCACATATCAGAATTGCGTTCACTCGTTAATTACATACAGCAGCTTCAGGAGCAATTGGTGTCTTACAACCGGGAGTTGGACCGCCTGGACCATGATGTGTCCACAAAACAGCATCAATTGAACCGGAAAGCGCAGGAAGAAAAAACGTGGGAACATATGAAACAGCAAAAAAAGGCGCTTTTTGAAGAACAGCGCAAAGCGGAAGAGCAGAACTTTTTTGACGAGTTGGCAAGCACCCGCTTTTACCGTTCTTCAAGAGCCGGGTCAGGTGAATGA
- a CDS encoding FliH/SctL family protein, whose product MSNVIRFHSTVGTEKRLIAAKKIETPKRHFDQSELTPAQQRRLLQEEIRTLEERYRQLQEQIETEQAAAREEIRQWQEQSRRETEREAARQAEEAKTEGYQTGLSEGTRQAESDFREQREAMEELVTAAHEEQANIIQQAEPFLLNLSVKIAEKILKRELQQHDDQLLQIVKQALKSVEESEDIIMHVSLEDFLIISPYLEELKPYVKADAELRLIPVAALSKGGCMIHTSNGSYDVTVDSQLNEIKKSLLAYCEEKVNHDLQRI is encoded by the coding sequence TTGTCTAACGTCATTCGCTTCCATAGTACTGTTGGAACGGAAAAGCGGCTCATCGCTGCAAAGAAAATCGAAACACCCAAGCGGCATTTTGATCAGTCCGAATTGACACCGGCCCAGCAGCGGCGCTTGCTGCAAGAAGAGATCCGGACATTGGAAGAACGGTACCGACAATTGCAGGAACAAATTGAAACAGAACAGGCGGCAGCCCGTGAAGAAATCCGGCAGTGGCAGGAACAAAGCCGCCGGGAAACGGAACGGGAAGCAGCACGTCAAGCGGAAGAAGCGAAGACGGAAGGTTATCAGACCGGCCTCTCGGAAGGTACCCGCCAGGCGGAATCGGATTTCCGCGAGCAGCGGGAAGCGATGGAAGAATTGGTTACTGCAGCACATGAAGAGCAAGCAAACATCATTCAGCAGGCAGAACCGTTTTTACTGAACCTCAGCGTCAAAATCGCGGAAAAGATTCTCAAACGGGAATTGCAGCAGCACGATGATCAATTGCTTCAAATCGTCAAGCAGGCATTGAAGAGTGTCGAAGAATCAGAAGACATCATCATGCACGTGTCGCTGGAAGACTTCCTGATCATATCACCGTATTTGGAAGAGCTGAAACCGTACGTCAAAGCGGACGCGGAACTGCGGCTCATCCCGGTGGCAGCTTTGTCAAAAGGCGGCTGCATGATTCATACGTCGAACGGTTCCTATGACGTTACGGTCGACAGTCAGCTGAATGAAATCAAGAAAAGCCTGCTCGCTTATTGCGAAGAAAAGGTGAATCATGATCTTCAGAGAATCTGA
- the fliG gene encoding flagellar motor switch protein FliG, with amino-acid sequence MAKAKRITGLNGLQKAAVLLVGLGPEASAGIFKQLSEPEIDQLTLEISNIRHLKSSEMEDVLNQFYGMILAQDYMSEGGLDYARNVLEKALGKEKALDTIGRLTSRLQVKPFNFARRADPNQIYNILQHEHSQTIALVLSYLEPKQSSHILSQLDPDKQAEVARRIALMESTSPEVIHQVEQIIERKLSASGSQDYTATGGVEAIVQVLNKVDRSTEKAILSELETDSPELVAEIKKRMFVFEDIAQLDARSIQRVLRDVRDLDLTYALKVASEEVKESIYRNMSERRADLIREEIDVLGPVKLKDIEGIQTTIVTLIRDLEEQGEVVIARGEGDELVV; translated from the coding sequence ATGGCAAAAGCGAAAAGAATTACAGGGCTGAACGGGCTTCAAAAAGCGGCAGTCCTGCTGGTCGGCTTAGGGCCTGAAGCCTCTGCAGGAATTTTCAAGCAGCTGTCGGAACCGGAAATCGATCAGCTGACGCTGGAGATTTCCAACATCCGTCACTTGAAAAGCAGTGAAATGGAAGATGTCCTGAATCAGTTTTACGGGATGATCCTTGCGCAGGATTATATGAGTGAAGGCGGATTGGATTATGCCCGCAATGTGCTTGAAAAAGCATTGGGGAAAGAAAAAGCGCTGGACACGATCGGCCGACTGACGAGCAGGCTGCAAGTCAAACCGTTCAATTTTGCACGGCGGGCCGATCCGAATCAGATTTACAATATTCTGCAGCATGAACATTCGCAGACAATCGCACTCGTGCTGTCCTATCTGGAGCCGAAACAGTCTTCCCACATTCTTTCCCAGCTCGATCCGGATAAGCAGGCGGAAGTGGCCCGGCGGATTGCGTTGATGGAAAGCACATCCCCGGAAGTGATCCACCAGGTGGAACAGATCATCGAGCGGAAATTGTCTGCATCCGGTTCACAGGATTATACAGCTACCGGCGGTGTTGAAGCGATTGTCCAAGTGCTCAATAAAGTGGACCGCAGCACCGAAAAAGCGATTCTGTCGGAACTTGAAACGGATTCCCCGGAACTGGTTGCAGAGATCAAAAAGCGCATGTTCGTATTCGAGGACATTGCCCAGCTTGATGCCCGTTCGATTCAGCGGGTTCTCCGCGATGTGCGGGATCTTGATCTGACGTATGCATTGAAAGTGGCAAGCGAAGAAGTCAAAGAAAGCATTTACCGCAATATGTCTGAGCGCCGTGCGGATCTGATCCGCGAAGAAATCGATGTACTGGGTCCTGTGAAGCTGAAGGATATTGAAGGCATTCAGACAACGATCGTTACGCTGATCCGGGATTTGGAAGAACAAGGTGAAGTGGTCATTGCCCGCGGGGAAGGAGATGAGCTCGTTGTCTAA
- the fliE gene encoding flagellar hook-basal body complex protein FliE — protein sequence MNTISSIQVPFLQPQESPKVQTDNKTGEFGELFKQALDKVNSAQKESDKLTTGLVTGQVQDVHEVMIASQKANLSLQLTMQVRNKVVEAYQEMMRMQV from the coding sequence ATGAACACGATTAGTTCGATTCAAGTCCCATTCTTACAGCCTCAGGAAAGTCCCAAAGTCCAGACAGACAATAAAACAGGCGAATTCGGCGAGTTGTTCAAACAGGCGCTGGATAAAGTGAATAGCGCCCAAAAAGAATCGGATAAACTGACGACGGGACTTGTGACCGGGCAAGTTCAGGATGTCCACGAAGTCATGATTGCTTCCCAGAAAGCGAATTTATCCCTGCAATTGACCATGCAAGTGCGCAATAAAGTCGTCGAAGCTTACCAGGAAATGATGAGGATGCAAGTATGA
- the fliM gene encoding flagellar motor switch protein FliM has translation MNTLSDDQLNAILSSLQQEESAKHADSRKRSVHTYDFKKALRFSQDQIRTLTRIHENFARLLTSYFSAQLRTMVQVTVDSVEQCPYEEFIQNVQKRSILGVFEAKPLQGSMVMELSPDLAYVTFDRLLGGQGKVLQKHNDLTEIEISLIERVFVKAIDSFQEAWSSVIRLAPELKEIEVNPQFLTMSPPNETVILVELNVKIGEVEGVINICLPHVVLEQVLPKLSARHWLANQKKAVEDREVEAIEQKLQGTKFDVKAVLGRSTINISDFLSLKNGDIIRLNEAYDDPVTVWVDEKQKFFGQPGVAKGRMVVQITEVRSEGDEYDDK, from the coding sequence ATGAATACATTATCGGATGATCAGCTGAATGCCATCCTTTCTTCCTTACAGCAAGAGGAATCCGCAAAACATGCCGACAGCCGGAAGCGCAGCGTGCATACATATGATTTCAAGAAAGCTCTCCGGTTCTCACAAGATCAGATCCGGACACTGACCCGGATCCATGAGAACTTCGCCCGGTTACTGACATCGTATTTCTCTGCTCAGTTGCGGACGATGGTCCAGGTCACTGTCGATTCGGTCGAGCAATGCCCGTATGAGGAATTCATCCAGAATGTCCAAAAGCGGTCCATTCTCGGCGTGTTCGAAGCGAAACCTCTTCAAGGCAGCATGGTGATGGAACTTTCACCGGACCTGGCTTATGTCACATTCGACCGGCTGCTCGGCGGCCAAGGCAAAGTGCTCCAGAAACATAACGATTTAACGGAAATCGAAATCAGTTTGATCGAGCGGGTGTTTGTAAAAGCGATCGACAGCTTTCAGGAAGCCTGGTCGTCGGTCATCAGGCTGGCGCCGGAATTGAAGGAAATCGAAGTGAACCCGCAGTTTCTGACGATGTCCCCGCCGAATGAAACCGTCATTCTCGTCGAGTTGAACGTTAAAATCGGTGAAGTGGAAGGGGTCATCAATATTTGCCTGCCGCATGTGGTGCTCGAACAAGTATTGCCGAAACTGTCGGCCCGCCACTGGCTGGCAAACCAGAAAAAAGCGGTGGAAGACCGGGAAGTTGAAGCAATCGAGCAGAAACTGCAGGGTACAAAATTCGATGTCAAAGCGGTGCTCGGCAGATCGACGATCAACATCAGCGATTTTCTGAGCCTGAAAAACGGAGATATCATCCGGCTGAACGAAGCATATGATGATCCGGTAACCGTCTGGGTCGATGAAAAACAGAAGTTTTTCGGGCAGCCGGGGGTCGCGAAAGGCCGGATGGTGGTCCAGATCACAGAAGTCCGGTCAGAAGGGGATGAATACGATGACAAATGA
- a CDS encoding flagellar hook-length control protein FliK: MKTVLAEVPKLLSDSVKTRSAADAKQKTGGHPVRTSDVFAQLFAAVTAEAPAAENSRQSADELQEALKILEELPADELTPQQREVVAGAVQALLQQLGQLEQQPPRGTVGVLPKEQNSQRLLALLETTVRQLQEASAKAIEGIKESNTPMVSETEENIGPVAAKGQSEAIFKQLTDLLQRLSAEQQLASAPRQFRQMQRVQEMVPLTLKAETPTQQSAITSIPVTDPAVPNLPEQQPEAIRTAENKQPEARQAIESKPSPVAGSSVETDQSLETVRSPEVNQSTAESRGETVKAEPNLQRPLPPATPQPVVRASQLTADLAPVLHESIRLTGNGESTQIKVSIFPEHLGHLDIRLNAADGKIIAQIFTSSFAAKEMLDFQLNQLRTSLTQQGITVDTLNVSYQQPQGFAGQHNSQPEQRPFRQQKPSAARGYEQVEEESGKRTGSSAGVMAVDYSV; the protein is encoded by the coding sequence ATGAAGACGGTCCTGGCTGAAGTGCCAAAGCTGCTGTCGGATAGCGTGAAGACCCGATCAGCAGCGGATGCCAAACAAAAGACTGGCGGACATCCGGTTCGGACTTCTGATGTGTTTGCCCAATTATTTGCCGCTGTGACTGCGGAAGCACCGGCTGCTGAAAACAGCCGGCAGTCGGCGGATGAGCTTCAGGAAGCGCTGAAGATCTTGGAGGAGTTGCCGGCAGATGAACTGACACCACAACAGCGAGAAGTGGTCGCCGGCGCCGTTCAGGCATTGCTTCAGCAACTCGGACAGCTTGAACAACAGCCACCGCGAGGAACAGTAGGCGTTTTGCCGAAAGAACAGAACTCACAGCGCTTGCTCGCTCTATTGGAAACAACGGTTCGACAGCTGCAGGAAGCAAGTGCGAAAGCGATTGAAGGAATTAAAGAAAGCAATACACCTATGGTATCTGAGACAGAAGAGAACATTGGCCCGGTTGCCGCTAAAGGCCAGTCAGAAGCGATCTTTAAGCAATTGACGGATCTCCTCCAGCGTCTTTCAGCCGAACAGCAACTCGCGAGTGCGCCCCGGCAATTCCGGCAGATGCAACGAGTCCAAGAAATGGTTCCGCTGACCTTAAAGGCAGAAACGCCAACGCAGCAATCAGCCATCACTAGTATTCCGGTTACAGATCCTGCTGTTCCGAATTTGCCGGAACAGCAGCCGGAAGCAATTCGGACCGCAGAGAACAAGCAACCAGAAGCACGCCAAGCTATAGAAAGTAAGCCATCACCGGTAGCTGGTTCATCTGTAGAAACAGACCAATCACTGGAAACGGTCCGGTCACCAGAGGTAAATCAATCAACTGCCGAATCCCGAGGGGAGACAGTCAAAGCGGAACCGAACTTACAGCGGCCGCTCCCGCCTGCAACTCCTCAACCGGTCGTCCGGGCTTCCCAGCTTACAGCCGATTTAGCCCCGGTGCTTCATGAGTCGATCCGGCTGACGGGGAACGGGGAAAGCACCCAGATTAAAGTGTCCATTTTTCCTGAACACTTGGGGCATCTTGACATCCGGCTCAATGCCGCTGACGGCAAGATTATCGCCCAGATCTTCACAAGCAGTTTCGCTGCCAAGGAAATGCTCGATTTTCAGCTGAATCAATTACGGACTTCCCTGACTCAGCAAGGAATCACAGTCGATACACTGAATGTGTCTTATCAGCAGCCGCAAGGATTCGCCGGGCAGCATAACAGCCAGCCTGAACAGCGGCCGTTCCGCCAGCAAAAACCCAGTGCGGCACGCGGCTATGAACAAGTGGAAGAGGAGTCCGGAAAACGAACCGGATCTTCTGCTGGCGTCATGGCAGTGGATTACAGCGTGTAA
- a CDS encoding flagellar hook-basal body complex protein, producing the protein MLRSMYSGVSGMKNFQTKLDVIGNNISNANTIGYKKSTINFQDLLSQNLSDSGANTMQVGLGSTIAAINVQHTPGSIMTTGVGTDLSIMGDGFFVVQDPEAQGQEGRFLTRAGNFTTDANGFLVTAQGYNVLDSDGNALQIDPTVYDSFTINRQGQVMGKQPDGTEVPEGFIGISTPANPAGLRKFGGSLYEMTGKAGGDVIVINTPANQNTEIGSGQLEMSNVDLTEEFTELIIAQRGFQANSRTITTSDEILQEVVNLKR; encoded by the coding sequence ATGCTTCGTTCCATGTATTCAGGTGTATCAGGTATGAAAAACTTCCAGACGAAATTGGATGTCATCGGCAATAACATCTCGAACGCCAATACGATCGGCTACAAGAAAAGTACGATTAATTTCCAGGATTTATTGAGCCAGAATTTATCGGACAGCGGAGCCAACACGATGCAGGTCGGATTAGGATCGACGATTGCAGCGATAAACGTTCAGCACACGCCAGGGTCAATTATGACGACAGGAGTCGGAACGGATCTGTCGATTATGGGAGACGGGTTCTTTGTGGTCCAAGACCCGGAAGCACAGGGCCAGGAAGGGCGCTTCCTGACGCGGGCGGGGAATTTCACGACCGACGCCAACGGATTTTTGGTGACAGCTCAAGGCTATAACGTATTGGACAGCGATGGCAATGCACTTCAAATTGATCCGACTGTATATGATTCATTCACCATCAACCGGCAAGGTCAAGTGATGGGCAAACAGCCGGATGGAACGGAAGTGCCGGAAGGATTCATCGGAATTTCTACGCCTGCCAATCCGGCGGGACTCAGAAAATTCGGCGGCTCGCTCTATGAAATGACCGGGAAAGCAGGCGGCGATGTCATAGTGATAAACACACCGGCCAACCAGAACACCGAAATCGGTTCGGGCCAGCTGGAGATGTCAAACGTGGATCTGACAGAAGAGTTCACGGAATTGATCATCGCACAGCGCGGTTTCCAGGCCAATTCCCGGACAATCACCACTTCTGACGAGATTCTGCAGGAAGTCGTGAACTTGAAGCGATAA
- the fliY gene encoding flagellar motor switch phosphatase FliY — MTNEKLSPDEMNGLLGRKGKPEAANGPDTLNATEQEIVKETFCVALGSAARPFTRLFGDQVLITAPELAVKRTADMFQEASVPYFVVLSDYSEFLEGVQLLTVSQADGRAMAEIMNDGDSEDPAVQLETVQTAVKMAFDAVAHSLSALLEQEVAHSLSGVDLVTEPGTFQAANFIKEDGAVEFKFQAKVGSRQNLNFHFCLPVRLAKQLAAVLDDSADEDMQEETQTMPFQSDNQSNGSNPQPKPGGTPNVQSVQFASFDDEAPNQSEPNNLDMLLDVPLQVTVELGRTKRMVKEILGISQGSILELDKLAGEPVDILVNNKLIAVGEVVVIDENFGVRVTDILSAADRISKLR; from the coding sequence ATGACAAATGAAAAATTATCTCCAGATGAAATGAACGGGCTGTTGGGCCGCAAAGGAAAACCGGAGGCGGCGAATGGACCGGATACATTAAATGCAACCGAACAGGAAATCGTGAAGGAAACATTTTGCGTAGCGCTGGGCAGTGCCGCGCGTCCATTCACCAGGCTATTTGGCGACCAAGTGCTGATCACGGCACCGGAACTGGCAGTGAAACGGACAGCGGACATGTTCCAGGAAGCGTCCGTTCCCTATTTCGTGGTACTGAGCGATTACAGCGAATTCCTTGAAGGCGTGCAGCTCCTGACCGTTTCTCAGGCAGACGGACGGGCAATGGCGGAAATAATGAATGACGGGGATTCGGAAGACCCGGCCGTTCAACTGGAAACGGTGCAGACAGCCGTGAAAATGGCGTTTGATGCCGTGGCGCATTCCCTATCGGCGCTGCTCGAGCAAGAGGTGGCGCATTCCTTGTCAGGCGTCGATCTTGTAACGGAACCGGGAACGTTCCAAGCCGCGAATTTTATCAAGGAAGACGGGGCCGTCGAATTCAAGTTCCAGGCAAAAGTCGGCAGCCGGCAAAACCTGAATTTTCATTTCTGCCTCCCGGTCCGGCTGGCGAAACAGCTGGCGGCCGTGTTGGACGATTCAGCAGATGAGGATATGCAAGAGGAGACACAGACGATGCCATTTCAATCGGATAATCAATCAAACGGATCGAATCCGCAGCCAAAACCAGGCGGAACACCGAACGTGCAATCCGTTCAGTTCGCCAGTTTCGATGACGAAGCACCGAATCAGTCTGAACCGAATAATCTGGACATGCTGCTTGATGTGCCGCTTCAGGTGACGGTCGAACTCGGCCGGACGAAACGCATGGTGAAAGAAATACTGGGCATTTCCCAAGGTTCGATTTTAGAGCTCGATAAATTGGCGGGTGAACCGGTGGATATTCTTGTGAATAATAAATTGATAGCAGTGGGCGAAGTGGTCGTCATCGATGAAAATTTCGGTGTGCGGGTAACAGACATTCTGAGTGCAGCAGACCGCATTTCGAAACTGCGCTGA
- a CDS encoding flagellar FlbD family protein, translating to MIQLTKLNNTTFTLNAVYIERIESTPDTVVSLLSGKKMHVLETEQQVADLVTQYYRKINLLTGLQEQAGTD from the coding sequence ATGATCCAATTAACGAAACTGAACAATACGACGTTTACACTGAATGCTGTCTATATCGAACGGATTGAATCCACGCCGGATACGGTCGTCTCGCTGCTGTCGGGCAAAAAGATGCATGTGCTGGAGACGGAACAGCAGGTGGCTGATCTGGTGACGCAATACTACAGGAAAATCAATTTATTAACAGGGCTGCAAGAGCAAGCCGGAACGGATTAA